Proteins from a genomic interval of Lycium ferocissimum isolate CSIRO_LF1 chromosome 2, AGI_CSIRO_Lferr_CH_V1, whole genome shotgun sequence:
- the LOC132048218 gene encoding SKP1-like protein 1B produces the protein MSSTKLLTLKTSDGEEFKLDEAVAVKSQAIKNMVEDDCVSNAIPLPNVDSKTMTKVIEYWKKHSEEGVSKDQLNDFDKGFLEVHHSVLYDLLLAANYLNDKELVDVICQEVADRIKGKTPEEIRKEFDIKNDFTPEEEEKIRQENAWAFD, from the coding sequence ATGTCTTCAACAAAGCTCTTAACCCTAAAAACTAGCGATGGTGAGGAATTCAAACTCGACGAGGCCGTAGCCGTGAAGTCACAAGCCATCAAGAACATGGTTGAAGACGACTGCGTTTCAAACGCCATTCCTCTGCCTAATGTCGATAGCAAAACAATGACCAAAGTGATCGAATATTGGAAGAAACACTCAGAGGAAGGCGTCTCGAAAGAccagttgaatgattttgacaAGGGTTTCTTGGAGGTGCACCACTCGGTGTTGTACGATCTTCTCTTAGCCGCTAATTATCTTAATGATAAGGAGCTTGTAGATGTAATATGCCAAGAAGTTGCTGATAGGATTAAAGGGAAAACACCAGAGGAAATTCGTAAAGAATTTGATATCAAGAATGATTTTACACCAGAGGAAGAGGAGAAAATCCGCCAAGAGAATGCTTGGGCTTTTGATTGA